AGCCGAGATACTCTCTCACAGTGTGATCCACGCGATTTGCCGCAATACCTGGCGCAAGCATCTCAACACCCAGTTTTTGTGCGCAGTAAACGGCGTCAAACAGCTGTTGCAACTGCGGTGCGACTTCACCGGTACAGAACGTTCTGGTGACATCCGAATGATAGCCTTGGTACACCACACCAAAATCTATGGTAACCAGTTCATTACGCCCAATAATTCGCTCAGAGGGTCGTCCGTGAGGCAATGCACCTCGCTCCCCCGAGACCACAATTAAAAAATCGATACTTTCTGCACCAAGCATACGAGCGTAGAACTCAAGGTGCGCAGCTAGCTCACGCTCACTCATCCCAAACCGGAAATGAGCGAGCCCTTGCTCAATAGCCGCTTCAGTGATTTCACAGGCCTTGCGAATCAAGGCGATTTCCGGTGCTGATTTCCAGCGTCGTGATGGGGTGACAACATGGTCTGTTGCCACCAATTGTTGTGATAATGCCTGCGTAAGCTGCATTACTTGCTGATAACTTAGCGCATGAGCTTCGAAACCGAGTCGCTCAATCGAATGGACATCCAAACGTTGTTGCAGAACA
This is a stretch of genomic DNA from Vibrio panuliri. It encodes these proteins:
- a CDS encoding M24 family metallopeptidase, giving the protein MQTFSLAPYQQEFDALLVSDTHHKRYLSGFTGSGGYLLLTPSGSELLVAGKYWQQVAEQSPQCQRFCTDQDGWLNVLQQRLDVHSIERLGFEAHALSYQQVMQLTQALSQQLVATDHVVTPSRRWKSAPEIALIRKACEITEAAIEQGLAHFRFGMSERELAAHLEFYARMLGAESIDFLIVVSGERGALPHGRPSERIIGRNELVTIDFGVVYQGYHSDVTRTFCTGEVAPQLQQLFDAVYCAQKLGVEMLAPGIAANRVDHTVREYLGSLGYGEAFCHGLGHGVGLQGHEYPLLTPDSLATLEVGMVVTVEPGVYLSGLGGARVEDTLVITPSGCESLTKLPRQLRNIFEVADMVKNRQE